One genomic window of Enoplosus armatus isolate fEnoArm2 chromosome 19, fEnoArm2.hap1, whole genome shotgun sequence includes the following:
- the selenol gene encoding selenoprotein L, with translation MAEDVTASEETLTGSLSLLVNLGKVLLQNAKQEAEGSLEKLVPHKITTLFGLIAAGADFYRSIGVKKRSEAEAAWQKSYHHEAVREQVEELLQLESEWDSFLESVDRGLQTTDGQLSGGKTADSLSPDTGFTDGRSGESVTLGQYLGQGQKLLLVLIRHFGULPURDHVAELMASRAALEARSVRVLVVSFGGLEGARLWLEQTGCTFDILLDPKRKVYRSFGLGSSYTKVMKFGCLLQYSEYGAAGRDFPDIPPRLLEDIYQMGGDFLLDEAGKVLLSRPSTIPLDRPTVKDVLQAVDPPSAVKDV, from the exons ATGGCGGAGGACGTGACCGCGTCGGAGGAGACTTTAACTGGCAGCCTGAGTCTGTTGGTCAACTTGGGCAAAGTCCTTCTGCAGAACGCCAAGCAAGAAGCAGAAG GCTCCCTGGAGAAGCTCGTCCCGCACAAGATCACCACTTTATTCGGCCTGATAGCAGCCGGTGCAGACTTCTACAGAAG CATtggagtgaagaagaggagtgaAGCAGAGGCCGCCTGGCAGAAGTCTTATCA ccaTGAGGCGGTGAGAGAGCAGGTAGAGGAACTTCTGCAGCTGGAG aGTGAGTGGGACTCCTTCCTGGAGAGTGTGGACAGAGGTCTGCAGACAACAGACGGACAGCTGTCAGGGGGAAAGACGGCAGACAGCCTGAGCCCCGATACTGGGTTCACTGATGGACGGAGTGGAGA gagtGTGACTCTGGGTCAGTACCTGGGCCAGGgtcagaagctgctgctggttctCATCAGACATTTTGGATGACTACCGTGACGAGACCACGTGGCCGAGCTGATGGCCAGTCGG GCTGCGCTGGAGGCTCGGTCAGTGCGGGTCTTGGTGGTCTCTTTCGGCGGTCTGGAGGGAGCTCGGCTGTGGCTGGAGCAGACTGGGTGCACCTTCGACATCCTGCTGGATCCAAAGAGGAAG GTGTACAGGAGCTTTGGCCTCGGCTCGTCCTACACCAAGGTGATGAAGTTCGGGTGTCTGCTGCAGTACTCGGAGTACGGAGCCGCGGGCAGAGACTTCCCTGACATCCCCCCTCGCCTGCTGGAGGATATCTACCAG atggGAGGTGACTTTTTGCTGGATGAAGCAGGGAAGGTCCTTCTTTCTCGCCCGTCTACAATCCCTCTGGACAGACCGACTGTGAAGGACGTCCTGCAAGCGGTGGACCCCCCCAGTGCTGTGAAAGATGTGTGA
- the clec11a gene encoding C-type lectin domain family 11 member A, producing MGPAAASLALLCLCSLGLCVPTGTAGATPTQASPPEVKKARGDVPDILPEPEPEPTSPMSDFENSYNYVLSRLAGMDQAIHKLNVGHYTLDVKVSQLVDRLSRIDSKVGELEDLIREVYQHSKDNRKEMGRLEGCQKGHRLGYKCYLVYNSYEDYAGASRKCLERGGRMAMPRDRKEQEALADYVKSFFHPGNWPVWLGINDLWSEGMYLFDDGTRVSYFQWRKHFLSSQPDGGRRENCVAMSSDDGDWWDHYCDRTMNYLCEFDDRVAL from the exons ATGGGACCGGCTGCCGCCTCGCTcgctctgctgtgtttatgttctCTGGGTCTGTGTGTTCCTACAGGGACGGCCGGCGCCACACCAACCCAG GCATCCCCGCCAGAGGTGAAGAAGGCGAGAGGGGACGTTCCTGATATTCTTCCAGAGCCTGAACCAGAGCCGACCAGCCCcatgtcagactttgaaaactcGTACAACTACGTCT TGTCCAGACTAGCCGGTATGGACCAGGCGATCCACAAGCTGAACGTTGGTCACTACACCCTGGATGTTAAAGTCAGCCAGTTGGTGGATCGTCTGTCCAGGATCGACT CTAAGGTCGGGGAGCTGGAGGACCTCATCCGGGAGGTCTACCAGCACAGCAAGGACAACCGCAAGGAGATGGGAAGACTGGAAG GTTGCCAGAAGGGACACAGATTGGGATACAAATGTTATCTCGTGTACAATAGCTACGAGGACTACGCCGGGGCGTCCAGGAAGTGCCTGGAGCGCGGCGGCCGCATGGCAATGCCCCGCGACCGCAAGGAGCAGGAGGCCCTCGCCGACTACGTCAAGTCTTTCTTCCACCCGGGGAACTGGCCCGTCTGGCTCGGCATCAACGACCTGTGGTCTGAGGGCATGTACCTTTTCGACGACGGGACGCGGGTCTCTTACTTCCAGTGGCGcaaacacttcctgtccagcCAGCCGGACGGAGGGAGGCGGGAGAACTGCGTGGCCATGTCGTCAGACGACGGCGACTGGTGGGACCACTACTGCGATCGGACCATGAACTATCTCTGCGAGTTTGACGACAGGGTGGCACTTTAA
- the c19h1orf198 gene encoding uncharacterized protein C1orf198 homolog, translating into MAAATMAGLDAHRMEEKKFEYFSSINSMAKKIMQEREIIKAKHGSSWEKMTPQEQDSAIDNGMMDPHIRARYAMHRVEREEVVCYPKLLLQTGQKIVHFGEEDITWQDEHSAPFSWETKSQLDFSLTSGSADQGISTSQADSKAAKAPHSNQLGKGTPGTKVSVSEGRRPEEESSFWKISAERSRLEGEQADFQSLTPSQIKSLEKGEKSLPSYLRQETSITSKEPEAADPHPPAHTKSTKQRAPKPPAPHPPVAVAVSATPASISISPNPVPPVSVSSSVAGWERSQSTLPSVSNTLNEVFSSSLMSKPTNHPASVEREKVEEGSPNSPTFAQFNTSSNILKTGFDFLDNW; encoded by the exons ATGGCCGCCGCAACCATGGCGGGGCTTGACGCCCACAGGATGGAGGAAAAGAAGTTCGAGTACTTCTCCTCCATCAACTCCATGGCAAAGAAAATAATGCAGGAGAGGGAGATTATCAAAGCCAAGCACGGCTCGTCTTGGGAGAAAATGACGCCGCAAGAGCAAGACAGCGCTATCGACAACGGGATGATGGATCCCCATATCCGAGCCCGATACGCTATGCACAGGGTTGAACGTGAAGAAGTGGTCTGTTACCCTAAACTCCTCCTTCAGACGGGACAGAAGATAGTTCATTTCGGGGAAGAG gATATTACCTGGCAAGATGAGCATTCTGCCCCCTTCTCATGGGAGACAAAG AGCCAGTTGGATTTCAGCTTGACATCAGGCTCAGCAGACCAGGGGATCTCAACCTCGCAGGCAGACTCCAAGGCTGCAAAGGCTCCTCATTCCAACCAGCTTGGCAAGGGTACACCAGGAACCAAG GTGTCTGTCAGCGAGGGACGGAGGCCAGAGGAAGAGTCGTCTTTCTGGAAGATCAGCGCTGAGCGGTCCAGGCTCGAAGGAGAGCAAGCCGACTTCCAGTCCCTAACCCCCAGCCAGATCAAATCCCTCGAGAAAGGAGAGAAATCCCTCCCCTCGTACCTCCGACAG GAGACCTCTATCACATCCAAGGAACCTGAGGCAGCAGACCCCCACCCTCCAGCTCATACCAAATCCACCAAGCAGCGAGCACCCAAACCTCCTGCTCCCCATCCCCCTGTCGCCGTTGCTGTTAGTGCAACACCGGCATCCATCTCCATTTCGCCAAACCCGGTCCCGCCCGTCAGCGTGTCCTCATCAGTTGCAGGCTGGGAGCGATCTCAGAGCACCCTGCCGTCGGTCAGCAACACCCTGAATGAAGTGTTCTCCTCCAGCCTCATGTCCAAGCCCACCAACCACCCCGccagtgtggagagagagaaagtggaagAAGGGTCACCCAATAGCCCCACCTTTGCCCAG TTCAACACAAGCAGCAACATCCTGAAGACTGGATTCGACTTCTTAGACAACTGGTAA
- the LOC139302656 gene encoding gap junction Cx32.2 protein-like, whose protein sequence is MGEWGFLSSLLDKVQSHSTVIGKVWLSVLFIFRIMILGAGAEKVWGDEQSNMVCNTKQPGCKNVCYDHAFPISHVRFWVLQIIFVSTPTLIYLGHVVHVLHKENKMREQEASHSRSDSVKVPKYSDGKGHVQIKGNLLGNYITSILFRIILEVAFIVGQYYLYGFIMEPRVVCSRAPCPFTVECFMSRPTEKTVFILFMLAVSCVSLLLNVVELFYLACSRSSRRKSVKAGPHVNSDSPKGPI, encoded by the exons ATGGGAGAGTGgggttttctgtcctctctgctggaCAAGGTCCAGTCCCACTCCACCGTCATCGGGAAGGTCTGGCTCAGTGTGCTTTTCATCTTCCGGATCATGATCCTTGGAGCTGGAGCAGAGAAG GTGTGGGGGGACGAGCAGTCGAACATGGTTTGTAACACCAAACAGCCCGGTTGCAAGAACGTCTGCTACGACCACGCCTTCCCGATCTCACACGTTCGATTCTGGGTCCTCCAGATTATCTTCGTCTCAACACCGACGCTGATCTACCTCGGTCACGTCGTCCACGTCCTCCACAAAGAAAATAAGATGCGGGAGCAGGAGGCGAGCCACTCCAGGAGCGACAGCGTCAAAGTCCCCAAGTACTCGGACGGAAAAGGCCACGTCCAGATCAAAGGCAACCTGCTGGGTAACTACATAACCTCCATCCTTTTCAGGATCATTCTGGAGGTGGCGTTCATTGTGGGGCAGTATTACCTGTACGGGTTCATCATGGAGCCCCGTGTGGTCTGCTCCCGGGCCCCCTGCCCCTTCACCGTGGAGTGCTTCATGTCCCGGCCCACGGAGAAGACcgtcttcatcctcttcatgcTCGCGGTCTCCTGCGTCTCTCTTCTCCTCAACGTGGTGGAGCTCTTCTACCTGGCGTGCTCTCGCTCGTCCCGGCGAAAGTCTGTTAAAGCGGGGCCGCATGTCAACAGCGACAGCCCGAAGGGTCCCATCTAG
- the LOC139301852 gene encoding gap junction Cx32.2 protein-like has protein sequence MGDWGFLSTLLDKVQSHSTVIGKIWMSVLFLFRIMVLGAGAESVWGDEQSGFTCNTQQPGCENVCYDWTFPISHIRFWVLQIIFVSTPTLIYLGHAMHIIHKENKLREQQSSPGGTWLGKKPKYTDEKGKVKIKGNLLGSYLTQLVVKIIIEAAFIVGQYYLYGFIMVPMFPCSKTPCPFTVECYMSRPTEKTIFIIFMLVVACVSLLLNIIEVFYLIGTRVRCGSRPRPRKITSAENPASLSDPSWTNTEEALKQNKMNLERESTGGSLDGAKEEKRLLSGH, from the coding sequence ATGGGAGACTGGGGATTCCTGTCAACCTTGCTGGACAAGGTCCAGTCCCATTCCACAGTCATTGGGAAGATTTGGATGAGCGTCCTCTTCCTGTTCAGGATCATGGTTTTGGGCGCAGGCGCTGAGAGCGTCTGGGGAGACGAGCAGTCGGGTTTCACCTGCAACACTCAGCAACCCGGTTGTGAGAACGTGTGCTACGATTGGACCTTCCCCATCTCGCACATTCGCTTCTGGGTCCTCCAGATCATCTTCGTCTCCACGCCGACGCTGATCTACCTGGGCCACGCCATGCACATCATCCACAAGGAGAACAAGCTGAGGGAGCAGCAGTCGAGCCCCGGTGGGACCTGGCTGGGCAAAAAGCCCAAATATACCGACGAAAAGGGAAAGGTGAAGATCAAGGGGAACCTGCTCGGGAGCTACCTGACCCAGCTCGTGGTCAAGATCATCATCGAGGCTGCCTTCATAGTGGGCCAGTACTACCTGTACGGCTTCATCATGGTCCCCATGTTCCCCTGCTCAAAGACTCCCTGTCCCTTCACTGTGGAGTGCTACATGTCCCGGCCCACAGAGAAgaccatcttcatcatcttcatgctGGTGGTGGCCTGCGTCTCCCTGCTTCTCAACATCATCGAGGTGTTCTACCTGATCGGCACCAGGGTCAGATGTGGGTCCCGGCCTCGCCCTCGCAAGATCACCTCGGCGGAAAACCCTGCCAGCCTGTCCGACCCCAGCTGGACGAATACAGAGGAAGCACTCAAGCAGAACAAGATGaacttggagagagagagtaccGGTGGAAGCCTGGACGGGGCCAAAGAGGAGAAACGACTACTGAGTGGTCATTAA
- the LOC139302523 gene encoding gap junction Cx32.7 protein: MGEWDLLGRLLDKVQSHSTVIGKVWLTVLFVFRILVLRTGAEKVWGDEQSDFVCNTQQPGCENVCYDIAFPISHVRFWVLQIIAVATPKLLYLGHVLHVIHIEKKVKERMKKQAELDDQASLFLRRAYKVPKYTKSTGKISIRGRLLRSYVLHLVAKIVLEVLFIVGQYFLYGFTLQARYVCTRFPCPHKVDCFLSRPTEKSVIIWFMLVAAFVSLVLSLVELFYLCVKAVKECMARRQDYTVTPVTPPLSERKAFKSRDEMIQNCVNLELELQGRKLGANGVAGGVNEAAKNVPPENNNTGEVHI; this comes from the exons ATGGGCGAATGGGATCTGCTGGGCCGCCTGCTGGATAAAGTGCAGAGCCACTCCACGGTGATCGGCAAGGTCTGGCTCACCGTGCTGTTTGTATTCCGCATCCTGGTCCTGCGCACCGGTGCCGAGAAG GTGTGGGGCGATGAGCAGTCCGACTTTGTCTGCAACACTCAGCAGCCCGGCTGTGAGAACGTCTGCTACGACATCGCCTTCCCCATCTCTCACGTTCGCTTCTGGGTCCTTCAGATCATCGCCGTGGCGACCCCGAAGCTGCTGTACCTCGGCCACGTCCTTCACGTGATCCACATCGAGAAGAAG GtgaaggagaggatgaagaagcaGGCCGAGTTGGATGACCAGGCCAGCCTGTTCCTCAGGAGGGCCTACAAAGTCCCCAAGTACACCAAGAGCACCGGCAAGATCAGCATCCGTGGCCGTCTCCTTCGCAGTTATGTCCTCCATCTTGTGGCCAAGATTGTCCTGGAAGTTTTGTTCATCGTGGGTCAGTACTTCCTGTACGGTTTCACCCTCCAGGCTCGCTATGTGTGCACCCGCTTCCCTTGCCCTCACAAGGTGGACTGCTTCCTGTCCAGGCCTACAGAGAAGTCGGTCATCATCTGGTTCATGCTGGTGGCGGCGTTCGTCTCCCTCGTCCTCAGCCTGGTCGAGCTGTTCTATCTGTGCGTGAAAGCCGTGAAGGAGTGCATGGCGAGGAGGCAGGACTACACCGTGACCCCGGTGACACCCCCGCTTTCGGAAAGGAAAGCTTTTAAAAGCCGAGACGAGATGATCCAAAATTGCGTCAACCTGGAGCTGGAGCTCCAAGGACGAAAGTTAGGGGCGAACGGGGTCGCAGGCGGGGTCAACGAGGCCGCTAAGAATGTACCGCCCGAGAACAACAACACGGGGGAGGTCCACATCTGA